In the genome of Myxococcus stipitatus, one region contains:
- a CDS encoding efflux RND transporter periplasmic adaptor subunit, translated as MSSVPPPPSSQAPSGRRFGATALASTALVSALLGGGTVHLLSHREEAPHAHAAPSPSPETGEKATPRFQCPMHPAIVQDTPGKCPICGMDLVSMASSPTTPGGPTVEGLATVAIDPSRQQLIGLRTAPVMEGKVGGTWRTNGRIAQDETRIRRVHMKVPAFVERVFADFTGKPVRQGEPLFAVYSPELLAAQEEYLLALRTREALSQAGGMTTDGDALVAAARRKLELWDVPQATLERLTRTGEATRTLTLVSPISGVITKKDVVEGARLELGATPYEIVDLSRVWVLADVYESELRHVKVGMPATLQLKAFPHRVFAGKVSFLDPVLDSATRTVKVRLEFPNPDGDLRPEMFGEVVLRGASRDALKIPADAVVPTGTTHVVFVSLGDGHFAPREVRLGESDGKSVEVTSGLKAGDQVVTGANFLVDSESRLRASLSALTSSSSGAMAAPAPAAPPASSGHHGGH; from the coding sequence ATGTCCTCCGTCCCTCCGCCTCCTTCCTCTCAGGCCCCCTCGGGTCGCCGCTTTGGGGCCACCGCGCTCGCGTCGACGGCGCTGGTCAGCGCGCTGCTCGGCGGCGGCACCGTGCACCTGCTCTCGCATCGAGAGGAAGCCCCGCACGCCCACGCGGCACCCTCACCGTCTCCCGAGACCGGGGAGAAGGCCACGCCGCGATTCCAGTGCCCGATGCACCCGGCCATCGTGCAGGACACTCCGGGCAAGTGCCCCATCTGCGGCATGGACCTGGTGTCGATGGCCTCCAGCCCCACAACGCCCGGGGGCCCCACCGTGGAGGGCCTCGCCACCGTGGCCATCGACCCGTCCCGTCAGCAGCTCATCGGGCTGCGCACCGCGCCGGTGATGGAGGGCAAGGTCGGTGGGACGTGGCGCACCAACGGCCGCATCGCGCAGGACGAGACGCGTATCCGCCGCGTCCACATGAAGGTCCCCGCCTTCGTCGAGCGCGTGTTCGCGGACTTCACTGGCAAGCCCGTGCGCCAGGGCGAGCCCCTCTTCGCCGTCTACAGCCCGGAGCTGCTCGCGGCGCAGGAGGAATACCTGCTGGCCCTGCGCACCCGCGAGGCGCTGAGCCAGGCGGGAGGCATGACGACCGATGGTGACGCACTGGTGGCCGCGGCGCGCCGCAAGCTGGAGCTGTGGGACGTGCCCCAGGCGACGCTGGAGCGGCTCACGCGCACGGGCGAAGCCACCCGCACGCTCACCCTCGTCTCCCCCATCTCCGGTGTCATCACCAAGAAGGACGTCGTGGAAGGCGCACGGCTGGAGCTCGGCGCCACCCCGTACGAAATCGTCGACCTGTCTCGCGTCTGGGTCCTGGCCGACGTGTACGAGAGCGAGCTGCGTCACGTGAAGGTGGGCATGCCCGCCACGCTCCAGCTCAAGGCCTTCCCCCATCGGGTGTTCGCGGGGAAGGTGTCCTTCCTCGACCCGGTGCTCGACTCGGCCACGCGCACCGTCAAGGTGCGGCTGGAGTTCCCCAACCCCGATGGAGACCTGCGCCCGGAGATGTTCGGCGAGGTGGTGCTGCGCGGTGCCTCTCGCGACGCACTGAAGATTCCCGCCGACGCGGTGGTCCCCACGGGCACCACCCACGTCGTCTTCGTGTCCCTGGGCGATGGACACTTCGCGCCGCGCGAGGTCCGCCTGGGTGAGTCGGATGGAAAGAGCGTGGAGGTGACCTCGGGACTGAAGGCGGGAGACCAGGTCGTCACCGGCGCCAACTTCCTCGTCGACTCCGAGTCCCGCCTGCGCGCGTCGCTCTCGGCGCTCACCTCGTCGTCGAGTGGCGCCATGGCGGCCCCCGCGCCGGCCGCGCCGCCAGCGTCCTCCGGCCACCACGGAGGCCACTGA